Proteins encoded by one window of Bactrocera oleae isolate idBacOlea1 chromosome 4, idBacOlea1, whole genome shotgun sequence:
- the LOC118680985 gene encoding uncharacterized protein: MNNLQANMHRCKAADALLSQMVTENGYDLIIISEQYKKKESGTWLEDSSSTAAIWLPPRSKITITVISCYLTPSDSIQEFQEKLDNIEDTARSIEGPLIITGDLNSKVIEWGMPNTDSRGKRILETAARLGLIVLNTGNATTFRRPGCEETTPDITLSTERMAGSIKQWRVLEDYTGSDHQYISFELDTGTNAHQYRKNTGARKWNVSKLNTSKLISAIDDHNPSSSSPKNAEKVVEHTMLNITRACHKSMPKASHSKHKAAVYWWTENISQLRRTCLRLRRSYTRSRRRGAASQEAEQYQAAKKELKHAIDDSKKRKWKELREDINKNPGLRDSGTK, translated from the exons ATGAATAATCTACAGGCCAATATGCATAGATGCAAGGCTGCTGACGCTTTACTCTCGCAAATGGTGACGGAGAACGGTTACGACTTAATCATCATAAGCGAGCAATATAAAAAGAAGGAGAGTGGGACCTGGTTAGAAGATAGCAGCTCAACCGCAGCTATATGGCTACCCCCAAGAAGTAAAATCACCATCACAG TAATTAGCTGCTACCTGACGCCAAGCGAcagcatacaagaatttcaagaAAAGCTCGACAATATAGAGGATACAGCCAGGTCTATAGAAGGTCCATTAATTATCACCGGAGACCTGAATTCGAAAGTCATAGAGTGGGGTATGCCAAACACGGACTCGAGAGGAAAGCGCATTCTAGAAACGGCTGCTCGGCTTGGTCTAATAGTGCTCAATACGGGAAATGCAACCACGTTTAGAAGACCGGGTTGCGAGGAAACCACACCAGACATCACCCTATCAACGGAACGCATGGCGGGCTCAATAAAGCAATGGAGAGTCCTAGAAGACTACACTGGCAGCGATCACCAGTACATCTCTTTTGAGTTGGACACCGGAACAAACGCCCACCAGTACAGAAAAAATACTGGAGCCCGAAAATGGAACGTCTCGAAACTAAACACTTCGAAATTAATCTCCGCAATAGACGACCATAACCCATCTAGCAGCTCCCCtaaaaatgcagaaaaagtTGTCGAGCACACAATGCTTAATATAACAAGAGCATGTCACAAATCGATGCCCAAGGCTTCCCACAGCAAACATAAAGCGGCAGTTTACTGGTGGACAGAAAATATTTCGCAACTCAGACGCACATGCCTTCGCCTTCGTAGATCGTATACGAGATCCAGGAGAAGAGGAGCCGCATCTCAAGAAGCCGAGCAATATCAAGCGGCGAAAAAGGAGCTGAAGCACGCCATCGATGACAGCAAAAAGAGAAAATGGAAGGAACTACGCGAGGACATTAACAAAAACCCCGGTCTCCGGGACTCGGGTACAAAATAG